One Candidatus Rokuibacteriota bacterium genomic region harbors:
- a CDS encoding NADH-quinone oxidoreductase subunit J, which produces MTPGQIAFWILAVMAVGSAVGVVLRRNPIHSALFLVAHLATLAALFLKMRAEFLAAAQVIVYAGAIAVLFVFAIMVLIPGKEETGPDPLRSQRLLAVPVGGLLLVLLAVMLRSALFKGQAPAAAVPGGVAAIGRALFTDYLFPFEVTSVLLLVALVGVMALAKRRTA; this is translated from the coding sequence ATGACGCCGGGACAAATCGCGTTCTGGATCCTCGCGGTGATGGCCGTCGGCTCGGCCGTGGGCGTCGTGCTGAGGCGCAACCCCATTCACAGCGCGCTCTTCCTCGTGGCGCATCTCGCGACGCTGGCCGCGCTCTTCCTCAAGATGCGCGCCGAGTTCCTCGCGGCCGCGCAGGTCATCGTGTACGCCGGCGCCATCGCCGTCCTCTTCGTCTTCGCCATCATGGTGCTGATCCCGGGCAAGGAGGAGACCGGCCCCGACCCGCTGCGCTCGCAGCGCCTGCTCGCCGTGCCGGTGGGGGGGCTCCTGCTCGTCCTCCTGGCGGTGATGCTGCGCTCGGCGCTGTTCAAGGGCCAAGCGCCGGCGGCGGCCGTGCCCGGCGGCGTGGCCGCGATCGGCCGGGCGCTCTTCACGGACTACCTCTTCCCGTTCGAGGTCACGTCGGTGCTGCTCCTAGTCGCCCTGGTCGGCGTGATGGCCTTGGCCAAGCGCAGGACGGCGTAG
- the nuoK gene encoding NADH-quinone oxidoreductase subunit NuoK: MVPTSDYVGLSAVLFVIGVLGVLVRRDPLVIFMSIEIMLNAANLALVAFGQRHGSVDGQVLVFFVLCVAAAEVAVGLAIIVAIFRLRRRLSVDELSLMRG; the protein is encoded by the coding sequence ATGGTCCCCACGTCCGACTACGTCGGGCTCTCGGCCGTCCTCTTCGTCATCGGCGTGCTGGGCGTGCTGGTCCGGCGCGACCCGCTCGTGATCTTCATGTCGATCGAGATCATGCTCAACGCCGCCAATCTCGCCCTCGTGGCCTTCGGCCAGCGCCACGGCTCCGTCGACGGACAGGTGCTCGTGTTCTTCGTCTTGTGCGTGGCCGCCGCGGAAGTCGCGGTCGGGCTCGCGATCATCGTCGCCATCTTCCGGCTCCGCCGCCGCCTCTCGGTGGACGAGCTGTCGCTGATGCGGGGGTAG
- the pdhA gene encoding pyruvate dehydrogenase (acetyl-transferring) E1 component subunit alpha, which produces MAQTKAAVPSARLDAALAGKLLIQMQLIRRFEEKAAEMYSMGKIGGFLHLYIGQEAVAVGATSALRPDDYSVSSYREHGHCLAKGSDPKRIMAELFGRRDGLSHGKGGSMHLFDKSVNFLGGHGIVGAHLPLAAGAGFGIKYQGGDQVVLCFFGDGAVPAGEFHESLNLAALWKLPVLFICENNRYAMGTAIHRALAQTEIWRFAETYGIHGEPVDGMDVLAVRECVGRAVERARRDRSPALIEARTYRFRGHSMRDPAGAIYRTKEEVEREKLRDPIELFSERCVKDGALTAADIKMIEKSVSDQVDEAVAFAEASPPPAPEELFTDVYKD; this is translated from the coding sequence ATGGCGCAAACGAAGGCCGCGGTCCCCAGCGCCAGGCTCGACGCCGCGCTGGCCGGGAAACTCCTCATCCAGATGCAGCTGATCCGGCGCTTCGAGGAGAAGGCCGCCGAGATGTACTCAATGGGCAAGATCGGCGGGTTCCTGCACCTCTACATCGGCCAGGAGGCCGTGGCGGTCGGCGCCACGTCCGCGCTGCGCCCGGACGACTACTCCGTGTCGTCCTATCGCGAGCACGGCCACTGCCTTGCCAAGGGCTCCGACCCGAAGCGCATCATGGCCGAGCTCTTCGGACGGCGCGACGGGCTCAGCCACGGCAAGGGCGGCTCCATGCACCTCTTCGACAAGAGCGTCAACTTCCTCGGCGGCCACGGCATCGTCGGCGCCCACCTGCCGCTGGCGGCCGGCGCCGGCTTCGGCATCAAGTACCAGGGCGGTGACCAGGTGGTGCTCTGCTTCTTCGGCGACGGCGCGGTGCCGGCGGGCGAGTTCCACGAGTCGCTTAACCTCGCGGCGCTCTGGAAGCTGCCGGTCCTCTTCATCTGCGAGAACAACCGTTACGCCATGGGCACGGCCATCCACCGGGCCCTCGCGCAGACGGAGATCTGGCGTTTCGCCGAGACGTACGGCATTCACGGCGAGCCGGTGGACGGCATGGACGTGCTGGCGGTGCGCGAATGCGTCGGGCGGGCCGTGGAGCGGGCGCGGCGGGACCGGTCCCCGGCCCTCATCGAGGCGCGCACCTACCGCTTCCGGGGGCACTCGATGCGGGACCCGGCGGGCGCGATCTACCGCACCAAGGAGGAGGTCGAGCGCGAGAAGCTGCGCGACCCGATCGAGCTCTTCTCCGAGCGCTGCGTGAAGGACGGGGCGCTGACCGCCGCCGACATCAAGATGATCGAGAAGTCCGTGAGCGATCAGGTGGACGAGGCCGTCGCCTTCGCCGAAGCCTCGCCCCCGCCCGCGCCGGAAGAGCTCTTCACAGACGTGTACAAGGACTAG
- a CDS encoding pyruvate dehydrogenase complex E1 component subunit beta: MAVMTYREALNLALREEMRRDPRVYVMGEEVGLYEGAYKVTQGLLKEFGEKRIIDTPICESGFTGVGVGSAMLGLRPVIEMMTFNFSILALDQIVNSAAKLCYMSGGQYNIPIVIRGPGGPASQLAAQHSQSMEVYFYHVPGLKVVRPSTPADAKGLLKSAIRDDNPVIFIESETLYAIKGEVPEDPDFLIPLGQAAIRREGTDITVVAYMGMLYRALEVAEELAKDGISIEIVDPRTLRPMDTATILGSVRKTHRCAVIEAGAGFAGMGSEIAATIQEEAFDDLDAPVCRITGENAPMPYAKNLELLKTPSKAKIAAAIRKVCA; this comes from the coding sequence ATGGCCGTCATGACGTATCGCGAAGCGCTCAACCTGGCCTTGAGAGAGGAGATGCGCCGCGACCCGCGCGTCTACGTCATGGGCGAAGAGGTCGGCCTCTACGAGGGCGCCTACAAGGTGACGCAGGGCCTCCTCAAAGAGTTCGGGGAGAAGCGCATCATCGACACGCCGATCTGCGAGTCGGGCTTCACCGGGGTCGGCGTGGGCTCGGCCATGCTGGGGCTGCGCCCCGTGATCGAGATGATGACGTTCAACTTCTCCATCCTGGCGCTCGACCAGATCGTGAACTCGGCCGCCAAGCTCTGCTACATGTCGGGCGGCCAGTACAACATCCCCATCGTCATCCGCGGCCCCGGCGGGCCCGCCTCGCAGCTCGCGGCGCAGCACTCGCAGAGCATGGAAGTGTACTTCTACCACGTGCCGGGGCTCAAGGTCGTCCGCCCCTCGACGCCGGCCGACGCCAAGGGCCTGCTCAAGTCCGCCATCCGGGACGACAACCCGGTCATCTTCATCGAGTCCGAGACGCTGTACGCCATCAAGGGCGAGGTGCCCGAGGACCCGGACTTCCTGATCCCGTTGGGCCAGGCCGCAATCCGCCGTGAGGGCACCGACATCACCGTCGTCGCGTACATGGGCATGCTCTACCGCGCCCTCGAGGTCGCCGAGGAGCTCGCCAAGGACGGCATCTCCATCGAGATCGTCGACCCGCGGACCCTGCGCCCGATGGACACGGCCACGATCCTGGGCTCGGTGCGCAAGACCCACCGCTGCGCCGTGATCGAGGCGGGCGCGGGCTTCGCCGGCATGGGGTCGGAGATCGCCGCCACCATCCAGGAAGAGGCCTTCGACGACCTCGACGCGCCGGTCTGCCGCATCACAGGCGAGAACGCGCCCATGCCCTACGCGAAGAACCTCGAGCTGCTCAAGACCCCCTCCAAGGCAAAGATCGCCGCGGCTATCCGAAAGGTGTGCGCATGA